The proteins below come from a single Dermatophilaceae bacterium Soc4.6 genomic window:
- the ftsZ gene encoding cell division protein FtsZ: MAADPHNYLAVIKVVGIGGGGVNAINRMIDVGLKGVEFIAINTDAQALLMSDADVKLDVGRELTRGLGAGADPEVGRRAAEDHQEEIEEVLKGADMVFVTAGEGGGTGTGGAPVVARIARQLGALTIGVVTRPFTFEGRRRANQAEAGIAGLREEVDTLIVIPNDRLLSISDRNVSMMDAFRSADQVLLSGVQGITDLITTPGLINLDFADVKSVMQGAGSALMGIGSARGEDRAVQAAELAISSPLLEASIDGAHGVLLSISGGSDLGLFEINEAARLVQEAAHPEANIIFGTVIDDALGDEVRVTVIAAGFDGGGPVKRNDGALGTISTGGRPGTPAAGPPAPVTSPPTTATAPSTLSYVASTPPPVGGGDAVQPPSQPPAPATPTAPPRTVTFEDADDLDVPDFLK; the protein is encoded by the coding sequence GTGGCTGCAGACCCGCACAACTACCTCGCCGTCATCAAGGTCGTCGGCATCGGGGGTGGTGGCGTCAACGCCATCAACCGGATGATCGACGTCGGCCTGAAGGGCGTCGAGTTCATCGCCATCAACACCGATGCCCAGGCACTGCTGATGAGCGACGCCGACGTCAAGCTCGACGTGGGTCGCGAGCTGACCCGCGGCCTCGGGGCCGGGGCCGACCCCGAGGTCGGGCGACGCGCGGCCGAGGACCACCAGGAGGAGATCGAGGAGGTGCTCAAGGGCGCCGACATGGTCTTCGTCACCGCCGGCGAAGGTGGTGGCACCGGCACCGGTGGAGCCCCCGTCGTGGCGCGGATCGCCCGGCAGCTCGGCGCCCTGACCATCGGTGTCGTCACCCGCCCGTTCACCTTCGAGGGGCGGCGCCGCGCCAACCAGGCCGAGGCCGGCATCGCCGGCCTGCGCGAGGAGGTCGACACCCTCATCGTCATCCCCAACGACCGGCTGCTGTCGATCAGCGACCGCAACGTCTCGATGATGGACGCCTTCCGCTCGGCCGACCAGGTGCTGCTGTCCGGTGTGCAGGGCATCACCGACCTGATCACGACCCCCGGTCTGATCAACCTCGACTTCGCCGACGTCAAGTCGGTCATGCAGGGCGCCGGGTCGGCGCTCATGGGCATCGGCTCGGCCCGTGGTGAGGACCGCGCCGTGCAGGCGGCCGAGCTGGCCATCTCCTCGCCGCTGCTCGAGGCGAGCATCGACGGTGCGCACGGGGTGCTGCTATCGATCTCCGGTGGCTCCGACCTCGGGCTCTTCGAGATCAACGAGGCGGCGCGGCTGGTGCAGGAGGCTGCCCACCCCGAGGCCAACATCATCTTCGGCACGGTCATCGACGACGCGCTCGGCGACGAGGTGCGGGTCACCGTCATCGCCGCCGGGTTCGACGGGGGTGGCCCGGTCAAGCGCAACGACGGGGCGCTCGGCACGATCTCCACCGGGGGACGCCCGGGCACGCCGGCCGCCGGCCCGCCGGCCCCGGTGACCTCGCCGCCGACGACCGCGACCGCGCCGTCCACCTTGTCGTATGTCGCCTCGACCCCGCCGCCCGTCGGTGGCGGGGATGCGGTGCAGCCCCCGTCGCAGCCGCCCGCTCCGGCGACTCCCACCGCCCCACCGCGCACGGTCACCTTCGAGGACGCCGACGACCTCGACGTGCCCGACTTCCTCAAGTAG
- a CDS encoding polyphenol oxidase family protein: MEAAAVSWRGALRLDATVERPGVWAGFTTREGGASLPPWTGLNLGGGVGDDVGHVLANRSRVAGAVGVTPERLVLMQQCHGTRVERVEGPWPGQAPSCDAIVTTHDDLALAALVADCTPVLLHDARAGVVGAVHAGRPGMTDGVVALAVSAMRDLGATAVSALVGPSICGRCYEVPEALRADAARRSPVSSTLSWVGTPAVDVAAGVVDQLVAAGVTVTWVPGCSREDPELYSYRREGVTGRYAGVIRLLPALTGATA; the protein is encoded by the coding sequence GTGGAGGCTGCAGCCGTCTCGTGGCGGGGCGCGCTCCGGCTCGACGCGACGGTGGAGCGGCCCGGCGTGTGGGCCGGCTTCACCACGCGTGAGGGCGGCGCGAGCCTCCCGCCGTGGACCGGGCTCAACCTCGGCGGGGGAGTGGGCGACGACGTCGGTCACGTGCTCGCCAACCGCTCCCGGGTGGCCGGCGCCGTCGGTGTGACCCCGGAGCGACTGGTGCTGATGCAGCAGTGTCATGGCACACGGGTCGAGCGCGTCGAGGGTCCGTGGCCGGGTCAGGCACCGTCGTGCGATGCGATCGTGACCACCCACGACGACCTGGCCCTCGCGGCCCTCGTCGCCGACTGCACCCCGGTCCTGCTGCACGACGCCCGGGCCGGGGTCGTGGGCGCCGTCCACGCCGGCCGCCCCGGCATGACCGACGGCGTCGTCGCGCTGGCCGTCTCGGCCATGCGCGACCTGGGGGCCACCGCCGTGTCGGCCCTCGTGGGCCCCTCCATCTGCGGTCGGTGCTATGAGGTCCCGGAGGCCCTGCGGGCGGACGCGGCCCGGCGCAGCCCGGTCTCGTCGACCCTCTCGTGGGTCGGCACACCGGCGGTCGACGTGGCCGCCGGGGTGGTCGACCAGCTGGTCGCGGCCGGGGTCACGGTCACCTGGGTGCCCGGCTGCTCACGGGAGGACCCCGAGCTCTACTCCTACCGGCGCGAGGGCGTCACCGGTCGGTATGCCGGGGTCATCCGCCTCCTGCCCGCCCTCACCGGGGCCACGGCGTGA